GGCCTGGCGGTGAGGGGTGATAGGCGGAAGTAAGGTGCTGCTGAGGGAATGAGGGTGGACTCCGTAGGGTGCGctcttgctcagtcgtgttcgactctttgcgacccggtggactgcagctcgccaggcttccctgtccttcaccaactcctggagcttggtcaAATTCCTTCCccttgagtcggcgatgccatccaaccgtatcgtcctctgtcgccctcttctcctcctgccttcaatctttcccagcatcaggatcttttccaatgagtccgttcttcgcatcaggtggccaaagtatgggattccagcttcagcatcagtctttacagtgaatattcaggactgatttcctttaggatggactggttgggtctccttgctatccaagagactctccaacaccacagttgaaaaccattaattcttcggcgtttagccttctttatggtccagctctcacatttatACCCTGGAGTCAAAATAACCTCACTTTTGGTCGGTGGAGTGGAGTATTTGCCTGAGTACAGGCTTTTGGAGTCAGACAGGTTTCACTCTGCTGAATTCCTGACTTCACCTAAAGTTGTGTGGCCATCAGTTCCAGATCCTAGTGATAACTCTGTACACTCATCTTTAATCCCGCATCAGTCCTCATCTCGGCCGAGGAAACTGAAGGTATGCCCTGCCCACGGCCAAGCAGCTGGATTTATAACCTAGATATCTGACTGCCAGATCTTTTGTCTTTCTACTAAATACCTAATCTGTGTTTCTCTGCAAAGTGTCAAATCTACATATCCTTTTCAGGGTTGATGCCAAATTTATGTGATAGCAGTTGAAAACACCACACAATACAAAGTATCTTGTTGATTGTTACACTTAGAATTATTTTCCGTGTTGTTGGAGTTGGCCTCacaccattgttttatttttgtaatcttaaaatacaaattaacgggcttccctggtggctcagaggttaaagcgtctgcctgcaaatggtgaggcctgggttcgatccctgagtcgggaagatcccggaaggaaatggcaacccactccagtattcttgcctggagaatcccatggacggaggagcctggtgggctacagtgcacggatcgcaaagaattggacacgactgagcgacttcactagaCTGGGGCCACACGTTTATAAATAAAACTGGCATATGGAAGGCAAACAGGCAAGCTTAAGAAGCAAAAGAGGATCCCATACATtactaatgaaatgaaaaatagtacAGCCACCTTGAAAACAGTTTGGCATATGTCGGAACAAAGACTGGTACACGTTTATtcaccaaaaactggaaacaagctAAATATTCGTCAACTGGTAAATGAGTAAACAAACGgtggtaaaaataaaatgactactTATCAAAAGAATTGAAGTATGGATTCATACAGCAATGTAGGGGAATCTCAAAAGCCTTTTGCTAAGTGAAAGTTAGATGCAAAGGGCTGCATACTGCGGATTCCATTTACTTTTcattctgggaaaggcaaaactaGAACAACAGATGCCAGGTTGGAGGTGGAAAAAGATGATTTACTTCAAAGTGACACAACTTTCTGGGGTGTTGgaaatattcttaattttgactGTGGTTACAGAGCTGTAACCACAGCTCTGTGGTATAGCTTGTGAAAACTTACAACTCCTTACCTACATGCACATATCTTtgtatgtatgtaaattatactttaataaaagtggataaattaaaaaaattttaaataagtatgAATGATGATTATATTGAAAAACTAGATATTGATGTTCAGAAAAGAGCAATTCTAGAATCAGATCGTCTCCtttgtggtctagtgggttttGGACAGTTCTCTTCAATGAACAGTAACTTTCACTGAGTTTATTACTGAAGTAAATCCTGACACCTTGTGTCATACAGGATTAAAATGTATTCAACTTACATCACATGATTAGACTTAACGGGGCAAGAGTTATTTAATCAAGTGAGCAGTGGATGATATATGACAATCTATACTTCACATGCTGCTCacaagaaagtattttaaaataattgtcaggtttttttaaattaaagttaacACTTCTTGCATCGTTATAGCCACAAAATGAATATATCGAGTTACACCGTAAGCGGTACGGATATCGTTTGGATTaccatgagaaaaagagaaagaaggaaggtcgAGAGGCTCATGAACGTTCAAAGAAGGCAAAAAAGATGATTGGTCTGAAAGCTAAGCTCTACCATAAACAGCGCCATGCtgagaaaatacaaatgaaaaagacGTAAGTACCGTTTATTTGTTGTACCAAGTTAATGTCTTTTGAGTATTAGTTGTTAAAACTGATAATCTTGTCTTCCTCATTCTTGGTAGTATTAAGATGCATGAAAAGAGAAACACCAAACAGAAGAATGATGAAAAGACTCCACAAGGAGCAGTACCTGCATATCTACTGGACCGAGAGGGACAGTCTCGAGCTAAAGTACTTTCCAATATGATTAAACAGAAACGAAAAGAGAAAGCGGTAAGCAGTAAAAAACTggtctttattttgttgttgttgttcaggagAATTACTTAAATTCATATTTGAGGTTCTTAGTTTCTTcagttaaatggaaaaataaagtccaACTGTTACCATTATTTAGATGTTGAAGTCTTTCATATAAAATGTTTTAGTAATAAAAAAAGGTTTGCTTTCTTACCACGAGAACATTCAGCaggatttaatttttctttttttttttaaagaatgtcatGCATCTTTAGTTTCCAAAAATTACTTAAGGTAATTTCTTgccgatccagtggttaggactctgaacttccactgcaaggggcacaagttcagtccctggtcagggaactaagatcccgcacaTCATgggcagaaaaaagaaattatttaaaacagcTGCTTATACTTGACAACTCCTAATGTTGTGGTGTTGTAGACAGGGATACAACTTcttcttgtttttgttgctttGCAATGCCAAAACTGGTTAAAAAGTAGCATAGTGGAAAGCATACTAAGTGATTTGACTCagataaaaattcagaaattaaaaagaaaaaaaaaagtttctggctTGCCCTTAGTGTCAAATTCGATTACCTTTTGCTAGAAGCTAAGGGAAAGacataaatactatttttaaacacCTATGGATACAGTGACAAATCTAGGTAGCCACAGAATATGCACTATCTGTATTTAAAGAACTGACAGTCTCCAGATTTGATCTGTAAAATCTTACTTTTTTTGGTATGTATCAAAATTGGAATGGTAGAACTTCAGCACCAAATTTTAGAGATTATCTACTTAACctctacattttacagatgagactgGAGTCCAGTTTTGTGAATCAGTTTTCACAGGCACTTATTTATGAAATGCTGTAGGGTTTGTCCTTCATACATAGGTCCAGAATTCTTTCTGCTGCCTTGcgctgcttccattttttttcccctcacagaaTCTACATTCTAAGGAGGTACAAAATATGGAGTGGTGATTTGTCTTACCAATAATATTATCTAAAAATCCATTCAGGGTAGAAGTATAGAGAGAAGAGATGGAGACAGTCTTCCAGTTTTACACTATGAACTATTTAGCAGTAAACTTAACTAGTTCCAATTCATTTCAGGCTTGTTTGAGGACACAATGTAGATCTCTAGAAAACAATTGAACCAAAATATCGTTGCTTAAACCAAAATACTGTTGCTAAAGCAAAAAAAGTAAGTCTACAACTTTGTACAACTAAAAAATACTAGACTTTTTATTCTCATTCTCTTTCACTAACAATATAAGTTTTAATTGTGATCTGTTTTAGGGAAAATGGGAGGTCCCTCTGCCCAAAGTTCGTGCCCAGGGAGAAACAGAAGTATTAAAAGTTATTcgaacaggaaagagaaagaagaaagcctGGAAGAGGATGGTTACTAAAGTCTGCTTTGTTGGAGATGGCTTTACTCGAAAACCACCTAAGTATGAAAGATTCATTAGGCCAATGGTAAGACCCTGTTAGAGTGCAATGGCTTAAAGATCAGTTCCTGTGGTAAGCCAGATAAAGTACTTGACAATTTCCTAAAATTCCTAatactgatattaaaaaaaacaggttGAAAGATATTTTTAGGCTGTTTTTAAGCTGATGATAGGTATTATTTAACAGTTTTTCACTACTGTCAAGAATCTTTGGCTTCGTAGGagatttgaaatgaaaaagaattctCATTACAGAGATTGTCAGTGAATCTGGACTTGTAAACTtgacagagacttccctggacgtccagtggttaagacttggtgcttgcaatgcaggggacacaggtttgatccctggttggggaactgaaatcccacaagctacatggtgtggcaaaaaaaaaaaaaaaattagaatcttCATTTCCACACAGTCATTTTACTCATTCATCAAGTGATCTACTATATGCCTGACACTTGTCTTTGAGAACAGTTAGAAAATTGGAGAATTGTTTTTTCAAGGATCAATTCCAGTTTAGTAAGAGAAGTATCAGtgcctttgaaaatatttaattaatatgtaGTCATTGACAAAGAGAGTATTAAAATGGGCCTTCAATTTCTGTTGACAGCGGTAATGGCCAAACCCAATCTCCTTGTCTCCTCCCCTAATATATTTTTGCAGAATGCCTTTAAACAGAATGAATTCATCTCCCAACTAGACACCAGCCTgcttagaaaaacaaagaatcagAGGGGAAAGTCGGCAGTATTACTCTCTCAACCTGAATCATTTTCAATGAATTAAAATGTTGCCTAACAGCCTGCTTCTATAAACTTCTATTGGAATATAGCCATGCCCATTTATTTACATGTTGTCTACGGCTCTAGGTGACTAGGGGAATCTGGTCTCTGTAACAGAAACTTCTCTTGGCGGTCTGCAGTTTTTGACCAGTATTAACCATCAATGCAGAGAGCTGAC
The Muntiacus reevesi chromosome 14, mMunRee1.1, whole genome shotgun sequence DNA segment above includes these coding regions:
- the NSA2 gene encoding ribosome biogenesis protein NSA2 homolog produces the protein MPQNEYIELHRKRYGYRLDYHEKKRKKEGREAHERSKKAKKMIGLKAKLYHKQRHAEKIQMKKTIKMHEKRNTKQKNDEKTPQGAVPAYLLDREGQSRAKVLSNMIKQKRKEKAGKWEVPLPKVRAQGETEVLKVIRTGKRKKKAWKRMVTKVCFVGDGFTRKPPKYERFIRPMGLRFKKAHVTHPELKATFCLPILGVKKNPSSPLYTTLGVITKGTVIEVNVSELGLVTQGGKVIWGKYAQVTNNPENDGCINAVLLV